Genomic window (Thermanaeromonas sp. C210):
AGCAAACTTTCTATTAATCAAGCCCTTTATGCGGTTATGTGTAATGAGAATGGAGGTATTATAGATGACCTAATTTGTTACCGCTTGGGAGAAGATCATTTTCTTTGGGTTGTTAATGTCACGAAAACCGAAGAGGATTATCAGTGGGTTTTAAAGCAATCGCAAGGAATGAATGTGACAGTCAAGAATCTTTCATGCGAAATAGCGTTAATCGCTCTGCAGGGACCAAATTCCAGGGAAGTTCTACAGAGAGTAACAAAAGCAGATCTGTCGGAGTTAAAGTATTATTGGCTTGCAAACACAGTAATCAGTACAGAAAGCATGGAAGTTCCTTGTATTATTAGTCGGACGGGGTATACAGGAGAACTGGGCTATGAAATTTTTGTTTCCAGGGAACTGGCTCCTCTTGTATGGGATGAGCTTTTATTAGTTGGCAGGCCTCTGGGAATTATTCCGCATGGAGTCGCCGCCCGGGAAAGTCTAAGAATAGAAGCAGGCTATTTACTTAACGGAAATGATATGGACGAGGAAACTAATCCATTTGAGGTAGGTTTAGAATGGGTTGTTAAATTTTCAAAGGAGTTCATTGGCAAACAAGCTTTATTAAAGATATTAGAGAATGGAATTAGTCGAAAGCTGGTAGGGTTTGAGGTCCTCGAACGCTACACTGTTAGATATGGATACCCAATATATAAAAACGGAAAACAGATAGGCCATGTAACTAGCGGCCCACTTTCTCCAAGTCTAATTAATAGAAGTGCAGGTTTGGGATTTGTGCCTGTGGAATACAGTGATGTAGGTACAGAAATTGAAATAGGGATTAGAGAGAAGA
Coding sequences:
- the gcvT gene encoding glycine cleavage system aminomethyltransferase GcvT, yielding MKHTPLYERHMQMASKVINLKGFARPVEYFGHIQEHHAVRERVSICDVSHMGEFEIKGKDALALVQKLITNDASKLSINQALYAVMCNENGGIIDDLICYRLGEDHFLWVVNVTKTEEDYQWVLKQSQGMNVTVKNLSCEIALIALQGPNSREVLQRVTKADLSELKYYWLANTVISTESMEVPCIISRTGYTGELGYEIFVSRELAPLVWDELLLVGRPLGIIPHGVAARESLRIEAGYLLNGNDMDEETNPFEVGLEWVVKFSKEFIGKQALLKILENGISRKLVGFEVLERYTVRYGYPIYKNGKQIGHVTSGPLSPSLINRSAGLGFVPVEYSDVGTEIEIGIREKKCKARIVPVPFCKRRVKDEPVMKTHSPYNLRFSTFHVWVHQETDNVFTLGITDFIQRDLGDILFIELPKVGDKIVKDSILGWVDAYRKVWDIKSPLSGEVIEINTSLLENPEQINKYPYTNSGLVRIKVNALDDYKTLLRYEEYMEVIRQLRRYDNWSKEKRIT